In Candidatus Vogelbacteria bacterium, the following proteins share a genomic window:
- a CDS encoding LysM peptidoglycan-binding domain-containing protein, giving the protein MNSYTIQYGDTLSGIASKTGKSIQELMRLNPSITDPNKIYAGRTLSLGTSAPAPAPAPTPAAKQTIAQVAKVSVPSYVEDPTTTQIGNSYKSTATSQINEEAIRAATRSRIQGQIDAINAAVQDQIINFRNTTGKNRQGQSYALAAAGGRIGSATGESEFQTTEDYNNREEQTYRDEANLKVSQLFGQANRDADTEIKARKESIQQGIDKYFEFLDNQGKRKRDQVSAFVKNMLALGVDPTSLSDSDFQKLQDQYGFTKDQLSTLYNDAKAEKDQTAITTEKAKVDLDKAKNDANQFSLNEGDARYVYDPETGTAKLIAARAKTYAPKGDGSDSPGSTLGYDDPNYTLDSIRKSKGGRFLTQGELKPITDIQTIVGQTEALSTLIGSVDTGPIVGIVKSANPYDTKAQLMKAEITAIVPKLARGVYGEVGVLTDADIENYSRTIASLKNTADVNKAVMAMTLEIATRSLANQLNSLSAGGRDVSKFESIYTGLNAKASSIKSQLGVGQAPAAESAAFTSKSGKTYNLPN; this is encoded by the coding sequence ATGAATTCTTACACGATACAATACGGCGATACTCTGAGCGGAATCGCATCAAAGACCGGTAAGAGCATCCAAGAACTGATGCGTCTTAATCCGTCTATTACTGATCCCAACAAAATATATGCTGGGCGTACTTTGTCGTTAGGAACATCAGCACCAGCTCCCGCACCAGCACCGACTCCTGCAGCAAAACAAACCATCGCTCAAGTAGCAAAGGTATCGGTTCCATCATATGTCGAAGACCCGACCACTACACAGATTGGAAATAGTTATAAAAGCACAGCTACATCGCAGATAAATGAGGAAGCCATCAGAGCAGCAACGAGGTCCCGTATTCAAGGTCAAATTGATGCTATAAATGCCGCCGTTCAAGATCAGATTATAAACTTCAGAAATACGACAGGAAAGAATCGCCAAGGGCAAAGTTATGCTCTTGCTGCTGCCGGTGGTCGAATCGGTAGTGCAACTGGTGAGTCAGAATTTCAAACCACTGAAGATTACAATAATCGTGAGGAGCAGACTTATCGTGATGAGGCAAATCTTAAAGTTTCTCAATTGTTTGGTCAGGCAAACAGAGATGCTGATACTGAAATCAAAGCAAGAAAAGAGTCGATTCAGCAGGGAATCGATAAATATTTTGAATTTTTGGATAACCAAGGGAAACGAAAGCGTGACCAAGTGTCGGCATTCGTCAAAAACATGCTTGCACTCGGCGTTGATCCGACATCCCTTAGTGACTCTGACTTTCAGAAGCTTCAGGATCAATATGGATTCACTAAGGATCAGCTCTCAACTCTATATAACGATGCCAAAGCAGAAAAAGATCAGACAGCAATCACGACTGAGAAAGCCAAGGTTGATCTCGATAAAGCTAAGAATGATGCAAACCAATTCAGCCTCAATGAAGGTGATGCTCGTTATGTTTATGATCCAGAAACTGGTACTGCAAAACTTATTGCAGCTCGAGCAAAGACTTATGCACCCAAGGGTGATGGCTCTGACTCTCCTGGCTCTACTCTCGGATACGATGATCCAAATTACACACTGGATTCAATTCGTAAATCAAAAGGCGGAAGATTCCTTACTCAGGGTGAACTCAAACCTATTACGGATATTCAAACAATTGTTGGTCAGACCGAGGCACTTTCAACTCTTATTGGAAGTGTTGATACTGGTCCAATTGTTGGAATCGTAAAAAGTGCAAATCCATACGATACAAAAGCTCAGCTTATGAAAGCAGAGATCACAGCTATCGTGCCTAAACTTGCTCGAGGTGTGTACGGAGAAGTAGGTGTGCTCACTGATGCTGATATCGAGAATTATTCTCGCACTATCGCAAGCCTCAAGAATACTGCGGACGTAAACAAAGCAGTGATGGCAATGACACTTGAGATTGCAACTCGATCTCTCGCAAATCAATTGAACTCTCTATCGGCCGGTGGGAGGGATGTCTCTAAATTTGAATCAATCTACACAGGTCTTAATGCAAAAGCTTCTTCAATCAAATCTCAACTCGGTGTCGGACAAGCTCCGGCAGCAGAATCTGCAGCTTTCACAAGTAAGAGCGGAAAGACCTATAACCTTCCAAATTAA